A stretch of the Archangium violaceum genome encodes the following:
- a CDS encoding serine/threonine protein kinase, translated as MTDGRMQGDMNLLQPGTQLDGRYEVVRLLGQGGMAAVYEVRHLGLHSTHALKVLNADLARNDDIRARFLAEGRIQARLRHPHIVQVTEIVTNPVAGLVMDYIDGPTLGELCRGQGLEPRVLLEVFLPVLDAIEEAHKHNVVHRDLKPENILVGRDSRGRLQPMVTDFGIAKMLEGEGPDGRARTQAGARMGTLLYMSPEQIRGAGEVDARTDIFALGAILYEAATGRVAFHASSDYDTMKSIVEGTYEPPERVVGGLHPVIAGCIRKALAVGPAERFQDCASFREALEKLRDADPSVPQKPSRSYAVTQVGDTPPRPEVSASEPVPESAFAPTYTPSALQRTPVNTLRSQPVPQASALDSNVSPGLAVFLSLLCISGLGQLYNGQTLKGLLGLGLSAVALANGPGGVCLWLLGYIGFTIDAYRIASKRKRGQRVGPWEFF; from the coding sequence ATGACGGATGGACGTATGCAGGGGGACATGAACCTCCTCCAGCCAGGGACTCAGCTGGATGGCCGTTACGAGGTGGTGAGGCTGCTCGGGCAGGGTGGCATGGCCGCCGTGTACGAGGTGCGCCACCTCGGGCTCCACAGCACGCACGCCCTGAAGGTGCTCAACGCGGACCTGGCGCGGAACGATGACATCCGCGCGCGCTTCCTCGCCGAGGGCCGCATCCAGGCGCGCCTGCGCCACCCCCACATCGTCCAGGTGACGGAGATCGTCACCAACCCGGTGGCGGGTCTGGTGATGGACTACATCGATGGCCCCACGCTCGGTGAGCTCTGCCGGGGCCAGGGGTTGGAGCCGCGGGTGCTCCTCGAGGTGTTCCTGCCGGTGCTGGACGCCATCGAGGAGGCGCACAAGCACAACGTCGTCCACCGGGACCTCAAGCCGGAAAACATCCTCGTCGGCAGGGACAGCCGGGGCCGGCTCCAGCCGATGGTGACGGACTTCGGCATCGCCAAGATGCTGGAGGGGGAGGGGCCGGATGGCAGGGCGAGGACCCAGGCCGGCGCCCGCATGGGCACGCTGCTGTACATGAGCCCGGAGCAGATCCGCGGGGCCGGGGAGGTGGATGCGCGCACCGACATCTTCGCGCTGGGCGCCATCCTCTACGAGGCCGCCACGGGACGGGTCGCGTTCCACGCATCGAGCGACTACGACACGATGAAGAGCATCGTGGAGGGCACCTACGAGCCCCCCGAGCGCGTCGTGGGTGGCCTGCATCCCGTCATCGCGGGCTGCATCCGAAAGGCCCTGGCCGTGGGCCCCGCCGAGCGCTTCCAGGACTGCGCCTCCTTCCGCGAGGCCCTGGAGAAACTCCGCGACGCGGACCCCTCGGTTCCCCAGAAGCCGTCCCGCTCGTACGCGGTGACGCAGGTGGGGGACACTCCGCCCAGGCCCGAGGTCTCCGCGTCCGAGCCGGTGCCCGAGTCCGCCTTCGCGCCGACGTACACCCCATCCGCGCTCCAGCGCACTCCGGTCAACACCCTGCGCTCACAGCCGGTGCCCCAGGCGAGCGCCCTCGATTCCAATGTCTCCCCCGGCCTGGCCGTGTTCCTGAGCCTGTTGTGCATATCCGGGCTCGGGCAGCTCTATAACGGGCAGACGCTCAAGGGCCTGCTCGGTCTGGGACTGTCCGCCGTGGCGCTGGCGAATGGGCCCGGCGGAGTGTGTTTGTGGCTCCTGGGGTACATTGGTTTCACCATCGACGCGTACCGCATCGCCTCCAAGCGCAAGCGAGGGCAGCGTGTGGGTCCCTGGGAGTTCTTCTAG
- a CDS encoding serine/threonine-protein kinase encodes MLSPGNVVERYEVERELGGGGMARVYKVRHVALGSVHALKVLEPELVGNAELRARFLDEGRIQARLKHPNILGITDVVAAPGVAGLVMDYLEGESLDRYLARATRPPAADEVRDIFRQVLEGMGFAHEQGVIHRDLKPSNIFLEQSYGRRVVRILDFGIAKVSGTEGRPTTRTGARMGTPQYMSPEQIREARDVTLRSDIFSLGVTLYELATGQPCFQGESDFNIMEKIVRADFVRPDVVHPGLERGIVAAILRAMELEPERRFASCREFAAALVAEVPVERVEEAVPEAPPASRAATPLHVPVASVPAPAKVSVAPATMSARVATALAEAPEPAQVPAPCPVAVRQEPLVVPVRLAEPAPAAPLEKSVPAVRERALPAKKPVPASQEEKAPPRRKAWRWALLFAFAGLLALFGSALIGMVMGRLSESPNRSPPKRSVGGAPVQRAGGSSGTRSSTPRNDSPFVEIR; translated from the coding sequence ATGTTGAGCCCGGGGAACGTGGTCGAGCGCTACGAGGTGGAGCGCGAGCTGGGCGGCGGCGGTATGGCGCGCGTCTACAAGGTGCGTCATGTGGCCCTGGGCAGTGTCCATGCCCTCAAGGTGTTGGAGCCCGAGCTGGTGGGGAACGCGGAGCTGCGAGCCCGCTTCCTCGACGAGGGACGCATCCAGGCGCGCCTGAAGCACCCGAACATCCTGGGCATCACGGATGTGGTCGCGGCCCCTGGTGTCGCGGGCCTGGTGATGGACTACCTGGAGGGCGAGTCGCTCGACAGATACCTCGCCCGGGCGACGCGGCCTCCAGCCGCGGACGAGGTGCGCGACATCTTCCGGCAGGTGTTGGAGGGCATGGGGTTCGCCCACGAACAGGGCGTCATCCACAGGGATCTCAAGCCCTCGAACATCTTCCTGGAGCAGTCCTACGGCCGGCGGGTGGTGCGCATCCTCGACTTCGGCATCGCCAAGGTGTCCGGGACGGAGGGCCGGCCGACGACGCGCACCGGGGCGCGCATGGGCACCCCGCAGTACATGAGCCCGGAGCAGATCCGCGAGGCCCGGGACGTCACGCTCCGCTCGGACATCTTCTCGCTCGGGGTGACGCTCTATGAGCTGGCCACCGGGCAACCCTGCTTCCAGGGGGAGAGCGACTTCAACATCATGGAGAAGATCGTCCGGGCGGACTTCGTGCGTCCGGACGTGGTGCACCCGGGGCTCGAGCGAGGAATCGTCGCGGCCATCCTCCGGGCCATGGAGCTGGAGCCGGAGCGGCGCTTCGCCTCCTGCCGGGAGTTCGCCGCCGCGCTGGTGGCGGAGGTCCCGGTGGAGCGGGTCGAGGAGGCGGTTCCGGAAGCTCCACCCGCTTCCCGGGCGGCGACGCCTCTTCATGTCCCCGTGGCGAGCGTTCCGGCACCCGCGAAGGTGTCCGTCGCTCCCGCGACGATGAGCGCTCGGGTCGCGACCGCTCTCGCCGAGGCGCCCGAGCCGGCGCAGGTCCCCGCTCCCTGTCCCGTGGCGGTCCGGCAGGAGCCTCTGGTCGTGCCCGTCCGGCTCGCCGAGCCAGCGCCCGCCGCGCCCCTCGAGAAGAGCGTGCCCGCTGTCCGTGAGCGTGCCCTGCCCGCGAAGAAGCCCGTGCCTGCGTCCCAGGAGGAGAAAGCGCCTCCTCGCCGCAAGGCGTGGCGCTGGGCCCTGCTCTTCGCGTTCGCGGGGCTGTTGGCCCTGTTCGGCTCGGCGCTCATCGGGATGGTCATGGGACGACTCTCGGAGTCGCCGAACCGCTCCCCGCCGAAGCGGTCGGTGGGTGGCGCTCCGGTGCAGCGGGCCGGTGGCTCGTCCGGCACCCGCTCCTCCACGCCTCGGAATGACAGTCCTTTCGTCGAAATCCGGTAG
- a CDS encoding STAS/SEC14 domain-containing protein — MGTRAAPYFIFDDSHWPLLINRLVGDALSQEFEEYLAQATESLKRNQPHVLLMDMSRAGGLSTQQRQQLAAWLRQHEEPMQRTLLGIAYVTQTPTIQLAMNVVLYLRRPVYPYILVSKEDEALTWAVHRLEDSGMHASAARIRRDLGLVSEHHRAG, encoded by the coding sequence GTGGGCACACGCGCTGCTCCCTATTTCATTTTCGATGACTCGCACTGGCCGCTGCTCATCAACCGTCTCGTGGGAGATGCGTTGAGTCAGGAGTTCGAGGAATACCTCGCCCAGGCGACCGAGTCCCTGAAACGAAATCAGCCACACGTCCTCCTCATGGACATGAGCCGGGCCGGCGGTCTGTCGACCCAGCAGCGCCAACAGCTGGCGGCGTGGCTGCGGCAACATGAAGAGCCCATGCAACGGACGTTGCTCGGCATCGCCTACGTCACCCAGACGCCCACGATCCAACTGGCGATGAACGTCGTCTTGTATCTGCGGCGGCCGGTCTATCCGTACATCCTCGTCTCCAAGGAAGACGAGGCGCTCACGTGGGCCGTCCACCGATTGGAGGACTCGGGGATGCACGCGTCCGCCGCGCGCATCCGGCGCGACCTGGGGCTGGTGTCCGAACATCACCGGGCGGGTTGA